From Venturia canescens isolate UGA chromosome 3, ASM1945775v1, whole genome shotgun sequence:
gttaaaatcatgaaaaacataagaaaaacatgcgattattttatcaaataatttcggaacaataaaaaaacggCAAATTTATGAATAACCGTTTGTCGAGTTTTGACAACTGTCACCGCGAGTTCGAGGGGGATAGCTGCACATTttgaaagtgaaatttttccacaccgTTCGCCCgaccgaaaaaataaaaatgtcagccCATTTTTGCCATCGCTCTGCGTGCGTTGGCAGagtctttttttaatcggtcaaactgtgtcgaagaatttcgatgtcgaaaattccaagtgaggttaggtgACCTATTCGTACGACTTATTGAAAGGAAATCCCTTTTCATAAATATTCTTTCACATTTCTTTTACTCACAGTCTTcaccaatttgttttttcggtttttcgagaaacttctcaaATTCTCTTCCGGCAACCAGTCGTACtctattcgtttattttttatgaagtAAACGACATGATACATTCTCTGAAACCGAAAGCTCCCTTTTAGGTTATGCATAATtaaaatgggaaaaataaaGGCTGGTGAATCAGAACTTTTCGTTGATCTTGGAGAATATTTGCACACTGAATAATTGATTGCTCAGTAATTGCAATTTCGGCGAAATTTTAATGgcaaaaaataggaaaaataagGAATGAGGAAAGAAGATTTTTGCAGTGAAGAACAAAGTGCTAACCGACTCTCTACGCGACTTCGGAATGTGCATGAATTTTTGGTGTATAGGGCAGGTGTCGACGATCGCAGGCCACCAAGGAAATCCACGGCCTCGTGCCCAAACGACGTCGCCAACATCGAACAGTTTCTCCTTTTCTATTATCCGCATTTCCTTCTCTCGTGGCAAACCATCTTTCAGGGTGAAATTATTGACGGAGTGGGGCGGGTGTACTGCGTATTTCGATTTCGATCTGTTTTGGCGCTCAATTTCCCGAGCCAATCGAACTCTGGCTCCGAATCTCTTCAGTCTTTGAGAAATGGTCAATAGTAAAGCCTCCTCAGCTAAACGACAGCCTCGAGTCAAATACGCTGAGAAATCGGTGTTTCTAAATTTTATCTGCAACGTTTTTTGTATCAAATATactgaaaatcaacgaaataaTGGATATTAAAATGgaattacgatttttcaaattacccTTTTAACGACCGCCTCTCGCGGATTATTTTTGTACACTTTGAGAGATCGATGGTTGATCCAAGCgaactcgattttttcgtttaaataagtgACGTGATACTTCatctgaaaaatcgaaatgaatTCATCGAAACATCTGCAATTCTCAAAGGACTGGAAacaagaacgaaaaaataaagaataatgaaaatacgatGAAAGTGAGAGATTTGAAAAGCTACCGGGACTTCGGAGGCTCCTCGTAACAGACAGAACTTGGATGTGTCCGGATTCTCATCGACCATGGCAGGCAGCCATGGAAAGCCGTCCTGCCGCGCCCAGACGATGGAGCCCATCGAATATTTCGTTTCGATCATTTCCTCTCTTACGGATTTTGGGATTGTTTCTTCAGGTGCATCGCAAGACGAAAAATCCGGGtctgataagaaaaaataatgaaaataatgaaaattaaacggtaaaaaaaatggattcccttattcatgaaaattgatgtttttttcaccTCCTTTTGTGCGACTGGCGTTCCATGTTGTTTTCCTCATTTATCGAAATCACGATTCGTTTGTTCATTCACTCagataaatattcaaatttaataaaatagacataaaaggtaaaaaaacaatggaacgtACCGCGGTTCATGCTGCAGTACCACATTTCCGGTACTTCAGCCGAATCCTGAACATCGAAGTTCAGGCGCCACTTGCCACAGCTTTCGTGACAACATTTGATCCAGGTGCCGTCAGTTTTAAGAGTTGCCAACCACTTACGGCGTTCCGCTCTAATACTCTCGAGTTccttctccaattttttttttcttgcgaaATTTGTTTCTAGACGTAAATcatgttttttaatattattgtacagaattgtggaaaattcaaacgttAGAATAAACGGGAGAATTCATTACGGTTGAGCTTTGACGATTTTTGTGGTTTGGCGCTTTGATGGGGTGGAGAAATTTGGAACTGTTTTAGAGCGCCATTTTCATTGTCGTTTCTCGgcaatatttttctcccttccgTTGCTTTAGTTTCTTTGGGTGATGGAAAAGTTTGCATAAAAGCGAATGATCCGGTCCCCGAATCGATCGAATCGTGAACACTTTCCGGTGGGATGTTGCTACTCTTGAACTCTGTCAATgactcctttttctttttggatGCTGAGACTTTCTTAGTTTTTTCGATTCCGTTTTGATAAATCGATTCAGATTGACTAGAAAATGATTCTTGACTCTCGCGTTGTAGCTGgggaaaataatcaattttttcagttttcgagtttttttccaattgttattttttcatttctttgaatttttcttcgaacgaaatgatttttttgattgcggatgaaaaaaaaacttgtgaaATGATTATTTCCACTTTTGTGGttcggagttttttttttttcaggaattcgaaagtttttgtttattcacaaaattctcaTCCGCACTCACCTTTTGCGAAGTCTGTTTtgtaactcgttttttttcgtcattttacggttttttatatgaaatattgaatgttttttgaactcgttaaaaaaaattatttttatcgaaaatttgtattttttcgaaaaatctattATTGACGAATAAAGTAATGGAGCATTACCGTTTTCGTGAAGTCGTCATACCAGGAATATTGTTTGTATGACTCCTCCAATTCGTCCTCATATTTCTTATTGATGTCCATTGTTGTCCGTTGCAGGGACGCTAAAACCCAatggtttttttcttctgtgaaaattgcaaaattttcaaactcaatgaaaaacgaatttgtgaaaatattatGTTGCAATCAGCAGATAAAAGTTAATTGCACCTCAGctaaattttgttcgaaaaatgaagaatacaAGTTATTGATGCTTACAATCCGTTTTTGCGACCAAAAGTGTACAACAAACACCGTTATTGTTCAATCTGTGCGATGAATTGTTTACGATTTTCGTATATCGCACAGCGGCGCCACACTCGTAAGAACGGTGGAGCAGTCAACTACACCAACGAGTCTATAGTGGGCGCGTTCGGGGAGTCGCTATTTGCGCTACAAACGCTAACGTTATCATTGAATGATATTACTATATCTTGTATTTTTAGCGCAAATAGCGACTCCCTGAACGCGCCCAGTGTCTATAGTAATAAAcagaattcaaattttcacgaaatcgaagaaatattTGGAGCAAAATTTATTCGTATTCGCGATTTTCTGCCGGTTTCGTGGAATCTCAGAAAAGAGATTCTTTAAATTTGGTTTAATAAagaaatttccttttttaGCAATCATCAATACATGAAATCAGTAGATTAGGTACCGAGCTTTTTAACCGCTGCTGGTTATATTCAGTATAGTTTTTGCGGTATATCGTTCGACGGACGGTACGAttgcgaagaagaaaaatacccATGAGCGTTATTTTACTATATATATACTACGGAAGTAGCCGTTGATACCAGAGATCTCATCTTTGTCGAtatttttaacttaatttttttcacttatatatatatatatattgtgtaGCGAAGCGAGGAGTCTCAACTCAATACTCAATCTTTCCGTGGCGGTATTGAAAACAATGACATAACCtgaaaaacaatttaattgtttaaaaaatggaCGTTGATCTGTTGAGACCGGGAACAGTGCCGATATCACCGGATACGATATTATGGTTCGAATTTTTGCTAAATCCATCCCTACTCGAAAAACATCTATCGAAACCATACCCGGGTACGTAGACATCACAGTTCCTAACCTATAAATCATGAGATCCATTTAGTgctggaaaaaatgtaaatgaaaaatatttgtgacACAACCAAATTGTAGATCCTTCTCCGACGGAATTGATGATCAAATTTATGGGAATAAATTCTGATCAGCGAGAAAATGACGTTAAAATCTTGGATGCTGAAATGGGAGAAACGAAATTCAATACTCTGCGTAAATGGACTTTCAAAGGCgtagctttgaaaattctttcattGAAAGTTGCTGCTTATCTGAAATGGGATTTGGATATCTTAGAAAAGAAACTCCCTCTCCCCATGCAATTGACGCTGCTGCAGGACTTGTTTTTTATAACGGGAGACGTTGTCGTGGAACTTCCAGCTTTGCCagaattttccatttcttcCGTCTCCAAACAACTTCTCTTTACCATTGTTTTTTATCATCGATGGCACATCCGAGCGATCGTCTTTCGGGCTCTGAATAACAAGCAAATAAAGCAACAGTTCATCCACATGTGAATATTTTCCAGCAGTTCTCTCGAGTCCATCAgtattttcgtgattttttcttactctattttttctctcagtccAGGAATTCAAGAGTCAACTTATGTCCCACCAGGACTTGCAGATGACATTATACGCAAACTTGAAGCACATCTCCCCAACAGCCTCAATTTTCTTAACAGTGTTCTAGAATGTAACGACTTGAAGCCCAAAATCCCTTCCATTAATACTTTCCAAATGCTAACGGAGGATACTATGGAAATTGTGCAGAACTGGGATGATATGCATAGTATTACTTTGGAGGAATTCAAATGCCAGGTAAAACTCCGAGCCTTATGTATTCAaggaatttttatcgattcatgAGCTTGTTGCAGTGACACAATATGCTTGAAGTTGTTTTAAGGATTAGAATGTCCGGTAGAATTACTTGAACCCTATGAATTTTAGGCGCTATTCAATTCCCCAATTAAACTCCTCTATTTTTGCTACAAAAGTTTGAATACCAATTGAATTGAACATTTGGATGATGATTTTTGATTGCTTACAGATTCACTACGACCTTGCAGCCTTCCATTTATTGAGAGAAGAATACAAAATAGCGAGGCACCACGTATTTCAAGCAAAAACTCTGTTCGATCAATTAGGTCCGACGGAATCTTTGTTTTACTGCAGAGTACAAAAAGCTTTTTTGGACGGATATTGTTTAGCAACCGAAGTTCCTGTTCAGGGTCATCAACCGAGTTTAACTCAACAACTGCACGCGTCGATCAAGGACCAGTACACAGTAATTGAAAAACGATTCAGTGGATTCAAAGTTCAGATGGAACTTTTggtagaaaaattattttttcgtaatatttcatgccttatttgattttttcagaatatttTGGAAATTCTACAAATGGACAATATTTCGCGAGAAAtaccgcaggtttatcgcgaCAATCTCGAGCTCGATATTCAAGGCGGCTTAGTGAACAGAAAAATAATAGTTGCGCGAGATCTTTTGCTGAGAATTCAGTGTCTCaatttgttgagaaaaattctcgatGGTAATGTCATTCACGGAAATTAtatcgttgaaataaaaagcgCCGGGGAGAAAGGACTCGACGTTCTCTTTTGGGTAATGAATATTATCGTTTATTCATTGACACAAAAATCGTTGTAATTGAGAAAAGGATGAAAGAAgcttaagaatttttttcaggccATCGATCACATTTTGGACAAAAtcaatgagaatgaaaaactaCGGATAGCTCGATATCTTCACTATTTGATTCTCATGGGTGACATGGGGGATCTTGCTCGCAGAATTCTCTCGACTGAAAACtacaaaaatttgttcaatcaAGAAGAAATATTGGAAATAGTGAAACAATCAAAAACCGACGATATCGAATTGCCGCCATTACTAACGAACGACGATTGGGGAGTTTCGTTCGTAACCTACACGCGTAAGTGAAGACTCGATAttctaaaaatattcgaataacaaaaaaacgtaaaactttttgaaaaaactttctaTCATTTGAGTACCGTGAATTCATGAACAACTCgataataaatgaatattcTCATAGTTTATTTGCATAGAAAATATCAATGAATCGTTTATGTTCACAACAGAGAGCCCAAAATTCAAAGTATTCGAATTGGAACGTCGTTTAATACTTTCGTATGACGCTCGTGAGATTCGTGAAATATTGATACGTTTGGATGGTGGAAATCCGATGAATCCGCTTTGGCGAGTGAACAGTCGTTGGGAATTGCCGATTCCACTTCAGGGTGCAGTGATGACATTGCCACGAGGTTTTCGTCAGGATTATTCGTACGTGTTGCTGGCGAAAAGTCGAGAATTGGTGCTGTCGAAGAATTTTCTTGGTGCTAAAGAATTGTTGAACGCGCTTGATCAAGAAATTCAGCAGCTGTCGCTCACCCCGGCGAACCTTAGTTATAAACTCAGCAAATTGTTGGGATGGGAATGCTTGCTGGTTGATATTTATCATCACTTGAATTCGTGGCCAAATAATAGCGCGTGTAAGAacaaaaatgagtgaaataaCGAGAACTCATAAAACCGCAAACATTTGAgacaattcaatttttttcttcgtttcagGCGATGTCAAAGCTCTCGTCGAACAATGCAAACAGTGCATAGGATCGACCCAATCCTCGGATCAAGTTATTCCTCGACAAGAAATTATCGAATATTGTACAGCTTTCCTTTTGGACATGAGCGAATGGGATTATTTGACAAGCCTTGAAAAGCGCTACAGTCATTGCGAATTCGCAGCAGCGATCAGTTTAGTGTGCCAAGATATAGTCAAAGGATCTCGCAAATTTCGGCGAGACGTTTGGGATTTGGGTACATTGATTATCAGTATTTTAACATTAATCATAAATGGAAATTCGCGAACGAACCGTcttagattttcaaaaaaatgtgaaaaaatgtagCTATACTTGAGAATTTGGTGAATCATTCGCAAGAAAATTGAGGGTAGAACGAACGaacttttgtttcgttttacaAAACGAATCGCTTGCAATACTCTCCGTATTCTTGCAATTTTTATCgacttttcattgaatttataaatttataacgattATTCAGcatttgatagaaaaaagaccATCCGATTCGttcattgaacaaaatgacaatCAAAAtgatttaataatttatcaaattggtataaaacttTGATGAAGTTAATTATAGTCAAGAGTGAAAAATTGGcgttcataaattttaatgtacGCTAATTCTTCATTCTTTTCAGCCCggagaatttatttttcatgattttttattttcttttcacctGTACTAGTTCTCACGGTATTCGCTCCGAATAGAGATCAGCCACAGAAACGTGGGAGCAGCGGAAATCCGAGCGGAAGTGCAGCGAGGGACGCGATCGCGAGCACAACAGGAATTTTAAGCAGACTTCGCGAGCCAACCGTTCTCACAGTCGCTATATCGTTACTGGCGAGATTACACAACGTTTTACGCGACGAAACGAGCCTCGAACTCTACGCACCGTATCTCGCTCTATGGCCGGGCGCTGTACCGAAGTAAACTTCAATTTCCTGGCTTTTATGCTCTCATTTCAATGGattctgcttttttttctaattttcttcattgtgagaaatactaattcgATTATTACAagaatttctattcattttcaGCTCAAACTCCTACAACCTCAAGACGATCAGTGAAACGCTGTTTCAACTGCTCACCCA
This genomic window contains:
- the LOC122407940 gene encoding uncharacterized protein codes for the protein MWYCSMNRDPDFSSCDAPEETIPKSVREEMIETKYSMGSIVWARQDGFPWLPAMVDENPDTSKFCLLRGASEVPMKYHVTYLNEKIEFAWINHRSLKVYKNNPREAVVKRIKFRNTDFSAYLTRGCRLAEEALLLTISQRLKRFGARVRLAREIERQNRSKSKYAVHPPHSVNNFTLKDGLPREKEMRIIEKEKLFDVGDVVWARGRGFPWWPAIVDTCPIHQKFMHIPKSRRESRMYHVVYFIKNKRIEYDWLPEENLRSFSKNRKNKLVKTTIAGKIDYKRPLNAAYETAMKADLMPLDERIRQFGMSGRSEQQLILSGAGLPNSLTKSPPYYEDVNPTQSTLPSQSESIDKKFLYALGNILNGNRSESCVQNNMTKKLKKSTKIPSMSNGARNIASIFSPKPSCSKVDDETSISTPDSNFRWTKMAGSSSSSWSDDFS
- the IntS8 gene encoding integrator complex subunit 8, with protein sequence MDVDLLRPGTVPISPDTILWFEFLLNPSLLEKHLSKPYPDPSPTELMIKFMGINSDQRENDVKILDAEMGETKFNTLRKWTFKGVALKILSLKVAAYLKWDLDILEKKLPLPMQLTLLQDLFFITGDVVVELPALPEFSISSVSKQLLFTIVFYHRWHIRAIVFRALNNKQIKQQFIHIPGIQESTYVPPGLADDIIRKLEAHLPNSLNFLNSVLECNDLKPKIPSINTFQMLTEDTMEIVQNWDDMHSITLEEFKCQIHYDLAAFHLLREEYKIARHHVFQAKTLFDQLGPTESLFYCRVQKAFLDGYCLATEVPVQGHQPSLTQQLHASIKDQYTNILEILQMDNISREIPQVYRDNLELDIQGGLVNRKIIVARDLLLRIQCLNLLRKILDGNVIHGNYIVEIKSAGEKGLDVLFWAIDHILDKINENEKLRIARYLHYLILMGDMGDLARRILSTENYKNLFNQEEILEIVKQSKTDDIELPPLLTNDDWGVSFVTYTQSPKFKVFELERRLILSYDAREIREILIRLDGGNPMNPLWRVNSRWELPIPLQGAVMTLPRGFRQDYSYVLLAKSRELVLSKNFLGAKELLNALDQEIQQLSLTPANLSYKLSKLLGWECLLVDIYHHLNSWPNNSACDVKALVEQCKQCIGSTQSSDQVIPRQEIIEYCTAFLLDMSEWDYLTSLEKRYSHCEFAAAISLVCQDIVKGSRKFRRDVWDLVLTVFAPNRDQPQKRGSSGNPSGSAARDAIASTTGILSRLREPTVLTVAISLLARLHNVLRDETSLELYAPYLALWPGAVPNSNSYNLKTISETLFQLLTQALKYYPTNIPWLRVMGDLNFVLGFYESAMKYYLEAIMIASDFFSQPVPRSHIDDLVYRRMIKSCAHLQCYTQAAVLCQFLEEVDYSLAFKMAASDQKSSTSADAMDAYYHCIWDTTILEYLINLHTKRGEHHRKQMAIRVIGLLELNSNNNEEIQREAANTRKAKFFRALAKQYVF